GAACCGGTTGATGAGATGCGGCTGGGCGACGATTGCCTCCACGGGCATTCCCCAATCGATATAAGCGATCAGCGCCTGCGCCACATAGCCAATGATCTGGCTGCCACCAGGCGAACCAATGGCGAGCAGCGGCTTGCCGTCCTTCATCACGATCGTCGGCGCCATGGAGGAGCGCGGCCGTTTGCCGGGCTCGACGCGGTTGGCTATCGGCAGGCCGCCGTCACGGGTCTTGAAGGAAAAATCCGTCAACTCATTATTGAGCAGAAAGCCGTTCGTCATGAGACGCGAGCCAAAGCCATTTTCGATCGTCGTCGTCATCGAGACCACGCTGCCTTCCGTGTCAACGATGACAAAATGACTTGTAGAAGGCAACTCGAGTGCGGCATCCCGGCCGAAAAGTAGCGCGTGGTCCCATTCCGGCTCGCCGGCCTTGACGGTGTCGTTTGCCAACGCCTTGTCGCCGTCGAGCAGCTTTGCCCTCTCGCCCAGATAGGACTTGTCCAACAGACCCTTGAGCGGTAGCGGCATGAAATCGGCGTCGGCGACGTAACGCTCGCGGTCGGCGAAGGCGAGACGCTGTGCATCGCCGATAATGCGCCAACTGGCAACATTTTCTGGCCCCGGGGTTTTGAGATCAAAATTCTCCGCGATGCCGAGAATCTGGCCAACGGCGATGCCACCCGACGATGGCGCTCCCATGCCGCAAACGTCAAGACCACGATAGATAAAGCAGAGTGGCTCACGTTCGATGACGCGATAATTGGAAAGATCGGCCAGCGACAGCACGCCGGGATTGTCGGCTGCCTCGCGCACAGTCTTGACGATCGCCTCGGCAATTGGCCCCTTGTAAAAGGCATCGGCGCCGCCTTTTGCAAGCGCAGAAAGCGTCTCAGCGTAAGCGGGGTTCTTCAACAAGGCACCGTTCCGGAGGGCGACCCCGGACGTGTCAAAGAAATAGGAGCGGGGTTCCGCATATTTCTTCAACCGTTCTCCCTCCGACGCTATCAGGGAGGCAAGACGCGGCGACACTTTGAAGCCCTCGCTCGCCAGCGTTTCCGCCGGCTTCAGCAGGCTTGCCCATTCTGCCTTTCCATAGCGTTTGTGAGCCTCCTCCAGAAGTCGCACCGTTCCTGGCGTGCCAACAGAGCGACCGCCGACCACTGCGTCCATGAATTTTAGCGGCTGACCGTTGTTATCCAGGAAGAGCTTTGGCGTCGCTTCCATCGGCGCTGTCTCCCGGCCGTCCAACGTCGTCAGCTTGCGGGTTTTTGCGTCGTAATAGACGAGGAATGCGCCGCCGCCGAGACCAGAACTCTGTGGTTCAACGAGGCCGAGCACGGTCTGCACCGTCACCATCGCATCTATGGCGTTGCCGCCCTTAGCAATCACGTCGCGTCCCGCCACAGCCGCCAGCGGATTGGCTGCCGCGACCATAAATCTCCTTGACTCGACACGTTTGGCAGTTGCGACCACCGTGGCTTTCTCGGGCGCCACCGTGTCTGACGCCTGCTGGGCGGAGACGATTGCGGCGGAAAGGATGAAGGCGAGAAAAGCCTCACTGAGAAATCTCAATTCCATTAGCCTTATCCTCCAGAACCGCACAATCCGTTGATGTGAGAAGGGCATCCGAGCCACCAGGCAGATCGAACCCGTAATGACTCAAGCGCGGATGATTTTGAGAACTCTTGCTTCGCCCGTAGGTCCGTCCACAAGTGACGATAGGACGTTTGATAATTTCTTCTGTTATCTCGCCACTTTTTGTTTCAGGCTGTTCATCTGCCCGCAGATCGTACTGCGCGACTTACCCTCCCACGCGGTTCAGATCGGCGCAGATGCTTCGCCGGATTTTGCCGATAATGCCGTTTAGCAGACCAGTTCGGAGCGCCGCTCTTTTTTGACACTATGATGGCTGTTTCGCCGCATGTCCATCAAGCGCTCGACCTCGCGTTGGAAAATGGAAATCTGGCGAGAGTGAATCGACTTTCGTTAAACATTCAGAGCCTCCGCGACTACTGGCGGGTCGCAGATTCGATTTGCATCAAGAGCAAAGCCAATATGCGATAAGGTGGCGGGCTATTAGAGGTCAGTTTGCCTCCTAAAATTTGTTGCACGAAGGCGTTAAGCGGTCTCAGGATTACAACTGTGAAAATAGGGTCGTTCTAGCGTCAAGACGGGATATGAAGGATTGTGACGCGCCTTACTAGTTCATCTAACTAGCCGCTTGCCCATCAGGATCGATGGTGTTCGATCCAATTCCACGAAGCCGAATTTAGCGTAAAAGCCGACGACCTTTTCGTTGTGCTGGTTCACGCCCAGATGGACGCCTCCCACGCCTGACCTATGCAACGCATCCAGTTGATGTCGCAGTAGCATTGATCCGTGACCGCCATTTTGAACTTCGGGCAGAAGGTTGATATGCAGATGAGCGGGATAGAGGTCCTTCACCTGAGAAGGTGTCCGTGGCGCGTTTTGAATGTAGGAAAGAATATTCTCATCCTCTGCCGTTCGTGGTGAGAAATCGAGAAGCTCTTCCTGCATGTGCGGCCACCATTCGGCCTCAAGCCAGTCTTCATAGGTAGTCGTATCGGCTGCCGCGACGCAGTAGCCCATGACGGCTCCGTCCTTCGTCAGCACGAAGGCATTTTTTGCACAGAAGCGAACATAGGGCAGGGCCCATACCAAACCTGGAAGTCGCGGGTCGCTATAGCAATGCGATCCGTCCTGACCCCGATCGGCAGTGCGCAGGCAGATGTCGAGGATCGCCGCCTCATCGGACGGTTGGGCGTTGCGGATGATGACGGACGATGAAAGGGCTGGCATGGTCATAATCGCGCCCCTCAAGCAGCAGCATGTGAGGTATGGAGCGCGTCGTCGAAGCGCTGCCAGGTTTCGGCAAGCTCGATGGTACGTCGGGCACGACGTGCCTCATCGATCTTGATTGCCACGAGCCCCGCCTCCAAAGCCGCGACGATATTGACGGGCAACGATGCAGCCTCTGTCAGATGCCTGTAGATATCCGAGGCCATCTGATCATCGGCGCCATAGTGATCGCTTTCATGCCCTTCGTAACGCCGCTCGACAAGCTTTTCACCCGTTACGGCGGAATGAACCTCGAAGCGATTGCGGATGAAATCACCCTCGGCCATTCCCTTGCTGCCGATAACGCAGAAGCGGCGAAACTGATCGGGAACGTTGAGGTTGGTATGAAACGACATCGTCGCCCCGCTCTGATATTCGACGATCGCGGTCTGATAGTCGATAATGTCACCATCGCTCTCGAAGACGGCGGCGCTCTCGAGCCAACCGCTGGGCTTTTTATAGAACTCCTGCTGCTGAAACGCGGAGAGCCGATCTGGACTGTTTTCCACAACGAAGGACTTTCGGCCTCCAAAGCTGGCGACGGCCATCGCCCGCTCCCCTACAACGCTGCCATATAGATCGATGTCGTGGCAGCATTTTTCCAGGATGAAGGGGCCTGCGTAGCGCGTATGCCGCCGCCAATCGCGCATGAAAAAGGCGCCGTGATAAGGTGCGATATGCTCGGATGCCTCAATCGACGTGATCGATCCGATGTGACCTTCAGCCTGTGCCGCACGCAGATCCCTGTAGAGGTCAGAATAACGCAGTACGAGGCCCACCATAACGCTGTCACTGCCATACTCAGCGAGCAGCCGTGCCATCCTCATCGTCTGGTCTTCATCTATAACCACTGGCTTTTCCGTGAAAACCCGTACGCCTGCGCGCAATCCGGCGGTGATATGATCCAGATGGAAAAGATTGGGCGAGCCGACCATGAGGAGATCCGGCTGCGTCTGCGTCAACATCGCCTCCATGGTCTCGAAACGTTGCGGCTCCTGCAGACCGGAAGACAGAATGGCCGGCAGTCCCGCAGGCTGGGGATCCATCAGGCCGACGATTTCCAATTCGGGGCAGGCCTTGCGGAAGGAGGCAATGACATTGGCAAGCCGAAAGCCAAGCCCGGCGACTGCGATTTTCATGTTTTAGTCCTGTCGGCGAGAGTTATACAAATCAGGAAGACGTGTCGTCGTCCGTTGGCGCGCCTGCGACCCGATCAAAGCGT
This portion of the Agrobacterium tumefaciens genome encodes:
- the ggt gene encoding gamma-glutamyltransferase; amino-acid sequence: MELRFLSEAFLAFILSAAIVSAQQASDTVAPEKATVVATAKRVESRRFMVAAANPLAAVAGRDVIAKGGNAIDAMVTVQTVLGLVEPQSSGLGGGAFLVYYDAKTRKLTTLDGRETAPMEATPKLFLDNNGQPLKFMDAVVGGRSVGTPGTVRLLEEAHKRYGKAEWASLLKPAETLASEGFKVSPRLASLIASEGERLKKYAEPRSYFFDTSGVALRNGALLKNPAYAETLSALAKGGADAFYKGPIAEAIVKTVREAADNPGVLSLADLSNYRVIEREPLCFIYRGLDVCGMGAPSSGGIAVGQILGIAENFDLKTPGPENVASWRIIGDAQRLAFADRERYVADADFMPLPLKGLLDKSYLGERAKLLDGDKALANDTVKAGEPEWDHALLFGRDAALELPSTSHFVIVDTEGSVVSMTTTIENGFGSRLMTNGFLLNNELTDFSFKTRDGGLPIANRVEPGKRPRSSMAPTIVMKDGKPLLAIGSPGGSQIIGYVAQALIAYIDWGMPVEAIVAQPHLINRFGTYDVEANTSAENLVEGLKALGYEVKPGEMNSGLHAIEMTTQGLAGSADPRREGMVIGE
- a CDS encoding GNAT family N-acetyltransferase codes for the protein MTMPALSSSVIIRNAQPSDEAAILDICLRTADRGQDGSHCYSDPRLPGLVWALPYVRFCAKNAFVLTKDGAVMGYCVAAADTTTYEDWLEAEWWPHMQEELLDFSPRTAEDENILSYIQNAPRTPSQVKDLYPAHLHINLLPEVQNGGHGSMLLRHQLDALHRSGVGGVHLGVNQHNEKVVGFYAKFGFVELDRTPSILMGKRLVR
- a CDS encoding Gfo/Idh/MocA family oxidoreductase, with the translated sequence MKIAVAGLGFRLANVIASFRKACPELEIVGLMDPQPAGLPAILSSGLQEPQRFETMEAMLTQTQPDLLMVGSPNLFHLDHITAGLRAGVRVFTEKPVVIDEDQTMRMARLLAEYGSDSVMVGLVLRYSDLYRDLRAAQAEGHIGSITSIEASEHIAPYHGAFFMRDWRRHTRYAGPFILEKCCHDIDLYGSVVGERAMAVASFGGRKSFVVENSPDRLSAFQQQEFYKKPSGWLESAAVFESDGDIIDYQTAIVEYQSGATMSFHTNLNVPDQFRRFCVIGSKGMAEGDFIRNRFEVHSAVTGEKLVERRYEGHESDHYGADDQMASDIYRHLTEAASLPVNIVAALEAGLVAIKIDEARRARRTIELAETWQRFDDALHTSHAAA